A stretch of the Aspergillus puulaauensis MK2 DNA, chromosome 6, nearly complete sequence genome encodes the following:
- a CDS encoding glutamate--tRNA ligase GUS1 (COG:J;~EggNog:ENOG410PHA7;~InterPro:IPR020056,IPR000924,IPR020059,IPR020058, IPR001412,IPR014729,IPR004526,IPR011035,IPR036282;~PFAM:PF03950,PF00749;~go_component: GO:0005737 - cytoplasm [Evidence IEA];~go_function: GO:0000166 - nucleotide binding [Evidence IEA];~go_function: GO:0004812 - aminoacyl-tRNA ligase activity [Evidence IEA];~go_function: GO:0004818 - glutamate-tRNA ligase activity [Evidence IEA];~go_function: GO:0005524 - ATP binding [Evidence IEA];~go_process: GO:0006412 - translation [Evidence IEA];~go_process: GO:0006418 - tRNA aminoacylation for protein translation [Evidence IEA];~go_process: GO:0006424 - glutamyl-tRNA aminoacylation [Evidence IEA];~go_process: GO:0043039 - tRNA aminoacylation [Evidence IEA]), giving the protein MSQFQLTLATKANQAALLPVLLVATSVNEARPSPIIAINYEDVAVLPRGDKAVVEFVGASGTPAYGSSALEELRATFPYLNSKEEKLENDWVSELDALTSLDFKAVDPKLQKLNNHLILRSFVVGYALSTADIALWGALRGNRVSIGAIRKGTLVNLTRWFSFLEELCPWAVAALEALNASAKEKKLAKAKEGASYDIALLNTDKGVVTRFPPEPSGYLHIGHAKAALLNDYFAHEKYKGTLLVRFDDTNPSNEKQEFQDAILEDLALMGIKPDKTSYSSDYFDELHQYAVQIIKDGNAYADDTDKETMASQRMNGEPSKRRDATVEENLAQFEEMNKGTEEGARWCIRAKMSVDNPNKAMRDPVIYRCNPSPHHRTGTKYKAYPTYDFCCPIIDSMEGVTHALRTIEYRDRNPQYQWFLDTLKLRDVQIWDFARMNFIRTLLSKRKLTKLVNEGVVDGWSDPRFPTIRGIRRRGMTIPALREFILKQGPSRNIVNLDWTLFWATNKKYIDPVAPRHTAVLKKDAVKAVLKGGPAAPYTQDKPKHNKNPDVGIKKVTFSSSLLFDQEDAKSFKQDEEITLMNWGNAFVRKIVTDSSGVVTELELDLNEKGDFKKTEKKVTWLSADQDLVPVELVDFDHLLNKDLMQEEDRLEDVLNSKTEFREDAIADSNVAYLKEGDIIQFERKGYYRLDKASAPGKPAVLFNIPSGKTGK; this is encoded by the exons ATGTCTCAGTTCCAGCTTACTTTGGCCACGAAGGCCAACCAGGCTGCTTTGCTCCCTGTCCTTCTCGTCGCGACTTCTGTGAACGAAGCCCGTCCCTCTCCAATTATCGCTATCAACTATGAGGACGTCGCGGTTCTGCCGCGGGGCGACAAGGCCGTTGTCGAGTTTGTCGGGGCTAGTGGTACTCCTGCGTATGGATCAAGTGCTCTGGAGGAACTGCGAGCCACGTTCCCATATTTGAACAGCAAAGAGGAGAAATTG GAAAATGACTGGGTCTCCGAGCTCGATGCTCTCACCTCGCTCGACTTCAAAGCGGTCGACCCGAAACTCCAGAAGCTCAACAACCATCTTATCCTGCGGTCCTTTGTCGTCGGATACGCTCTCTCCACCGCGGACATTGCCCTCTGGGGTGCCCTCCGCGGAAACCGTGTTTCAATTGGCGCCATTAGAAAGGGGACTTTGGTTAACTTGACTCGCTGGTTCAGCTTCTTGGAAGAGCTTTGCCCATGGGCGGTTGCTGCTCTGGAGGCTCTGAATGCTTcagccaaggagaagaagcttgCTAAGGCCAAGGAGGGTGCGAGCTACGACATTGCCCTTCTTAACACGGACAAGGGAGTGGTCACTCGATTCCCTCCCGAGCCTTCTGGTTACCTCCACATTGGACATGCCAAAGCTGCCCTTCTGAACGACTACTTCGCTCACGAGAAGTACAAGGGTACGCTTCTGGTCCGCTTCGATGACACTAACCCGTCGAACGAGAAGCAGGAGTTCCAGGATGCCATCCTCGAGGATCTCGCTCTTATGGGTATCAAGCCCGATAAGACCAGCTACAGCAGTGATTACTTTGACGAACTCCACCAGTATGCCGTCCAGATTATCAAGGACGGAAACGCGTATGCGGACGACACCGATAAGGAGACCATGGCTTCTCAAAGAATGAATGGTGAACCCAGCAAGCGCCGTGATGCTACCGTTGAGGAGAATCTGGCCCAATTTGAAGAGATGAACAAGGGTACTGAGGAGGGAGCTCGCTGGTGCATCCGGGCTAAGATGTCCGTTGATAACCCCAACAAGGCCATGCGTGACCCCGTTATCTACCGCTGCAACCCCTCCCCTCACCACCGCACAGGAACGAAATACAAGGCCTACCCTACCTACGACTTCTGCTGTCCAATTATCGACTCTATGGAAGGCGTTACCCACGCCCTTAGAACCATTGAATACCGTGACCGCAACCCTCAGTATCAGTGGTTCCTGGACACACTGAAGCTGCGTGACGTTCAGATTTGGGACTTTGCCCGGATGAACTTCATCCGCACACTGCTCTCCAAGAGAAAGCTCACCAAGCTGGTCAACGAGGGAGTAGTCGATGGCTGGTCAGACCCCCGTTTCCCCACCATCCGTGGTATCAGGCGGCGAGGTATGACCATCCCCGCCCTGCGGGAGTTCATCCTCAAACAGGGACCCAGCAGGAATATTGTCAATCTTGATTGGACCCTCTTCTGGGCGACCAACAAGAAGTACATTGACCCTGTTGCTCCACGTCACACTGCCGTACTCAAGAAGGACGCCGTAAAGGCAGTTCTCAAAGGCGGACCCGCTGCTCCATACACGCAAGACAAGCCCAAGCACAACAAGAACCCGGATGTTGGCATCAAAAAGGTAACCTTCAGCAGCTCGCTTCTCTTCGACCAGGAGGACgcgaagagcttcaagcAGGATGAGGAAATCACGCTTATGAACTGGGGCAACGCCTTCGTCCGGAAGATCGTGACTGATTCCTCTGGCGTGGTTACCGAGCTCGAGCTGGACCTGAACGAGAAGGGAGACTTCAAGAAGACCGAAAAGAAGGTCACTTGGTTGTCTGCGGACCAGGACTTGGTTCCTGTTGAGTTGGTTGACTTTGACCACCTCCTTAACAAGGACCTTATGCAGGAGGAGGACCGTCTTGAAGATGTCTTGAACTCCAAGACCGAGTTTCGCGAGGATGCCATTGCAGACAGCAACGTCGCTTACCTCAAGGAGGGCGATATCATCCAATTCGAGCGCAAGGGGTACTACCGTCTCGACAAGGCCTCCGCGCCTGGCAAGCCTGCTGTCCTATTCAACATCCCCTCGGGAAAGACCGGTAAATAG
- a CDS encoding PHP domain protein (COG:S;~EggNog:ENOG410PV0E;~InterPro:IPR016195;~SECRETED:SignalP(1-19);~go_function: GO:0003824 - catalytic activity [Evidence IEA]) has product MLPLLLTTSALVLSSIASAQNGTAKKTLTGHIDRSEVLSFVYVPFEVELGTTSIYVLQNYSAKDTGNALDLGVFDQRGQTLEASRGWSGGSRNNFTITPSWATPGYNAGPIEPGTWHVALGPYTSIPAGIDWQLDIELGFDPADSYFAVESATMNMDPLCNGLCTEDAQWLRGDLHMHTVYSDGKYTPDEQIEIALEQGLDFIFFSDHNTDSSNNVMGTFQHLAPDLLIGRAIEVTTRGGHWQALGLDLGQIVEWRYQDSEGYTPAAQDVRRRGGLVSINHPFAECSACNWVIDDWDHNDAIEVWNAQWDVVDERAVAKWQELLIDGKFTTAIGGSDCHSPPALNGVPTTVVRSRGKSQSAIIEGIRAGRAYLAQGPGIELLFKIHLSSLSKTDIAQIGDKVTASTDGAMAVLDTKGLAGQKACFVTDQGYVHNDTVRHNGNIEQTVPRGAKFMRVEVRKATNDVMLGMTNPIWFLE; this is encoded by the coding sequence ATGCTGCCATTACTTCTCACCACAAGCGCATTGGTGCTGTCAAGTATTGCTTCCGCCCAGAATGGCACTGCCAAAAAGACCTTAACTGGCCACATTGACCGTTCGGAGGTCCTTTCCTTCGTTTATGTACCGTTTGAAGTAGAGCTGGGAACGACCTCCATCTACGTCCTGCAGAACTACTCCGCAAAGGACACTGGAAACGCTCTAGACCTAGGGGTCTTTGACCAACGCGGACAGACCCTCGAAGCCTCTCGCGGTTGGAGTGGAGGATCTCGCAATAACTTCACTATTACACCGTCTTGGGCTACCCCAGGGTACAATGCCGGTCCCATCGAACCTGGTACCTGGCACGTCGCCCTAGGTCCATATACGTCAATCCCCGCAGGAATCGACTGGCAACTAGATATCGAACTGGGATTTGACCCAGCCGACTCCTATTTCGCAGTCGAATCTGCAACAATGAACATGGATCCTCTGTGCAATGGTCTCTGCACGGAGGATGCGCAATGGCTCCGTGGTGACCTCCACATGCACACCGTCTACTCTGATGGGAAATATACACCCGACGAACAAATTGAGATCGCGCTTGAGCAGGGTCTTgatttcatcttcttctccgacCATAATACGGACTCTAGCAACAATGTCATGGGCACGTTCCAGCACCTCGCGCCGGACTTGCTCATCGGTCGAGCGATCGAGGTTACGACTCGCGGCGGCCACTGGCAAGCCCTAGGGCTCGACCTGGGTCAAATTGTCGAATGGCGCTATCAAGACAGCGAGGGCTATACGCCGGCAGCCCAGGACGTGCGTCGGAGAGGTGGATTAGTTTCTATAAACCACCCGTTTGCCGAATGTTCTGCCTGCAACTGGGTCATTGACGACTGGGACCACAATGATGCTATTGAAGTCTGGAATGCGCAGTGGGATGTCGTAGATGAGCGAGCCGTGGCAAAATGGCAGGAACTGCTCATCGATGGGAAATTCACCACGGCAATTGGAGGCAGCGACTGTCACTCCCCGCCTGCATTGAACGGCGTGCCGACGACTGTTGTGCGCAGTCGCGGCAAATCCCAATCGGCTATCATTGAGGGTATAAGGGCAGGCCGGGCGTACTTAGCCCAAGGCCCGGGGATAGAGCTTCTCTTTAAGATCCACCTCTCGTCTCTGTCGAAAACGGATATAGCACAAATCGGTGATAAGGTCACGGCGTCGACTGACGGTGCAATGGCTGTACTTGACACGAAGGGCCTTGCAGGCCAGAAGGCTTGTTTTGTTACGGATCAAGGATATGTCCATAATGATACAGTACGACACAATGGGAATATTGAACAGACTGTGCCGCGAGGAGCGAAGTTCATGAGAGTCGAAGTTAGGAAAGCAACGAACGATGTTATGCTGGGAATGACGAATCCGATTTGGTTTTTGGAATAA
- a CDS encoding putative quinol monooxygenase (COG:S;~EggNog:ENOG410PTCY;~InterPro:IPR011008) — MSRVVTEIVNLTFNPDTEIDKPIARLIEILSQQDGLRRLKWGRWEEDANKVQIMINWDDISSHNKFMQGPAYPGLLATLDGLLATGPAIIHAHFDEEVINKILDDPVVELATFYGITEGFEDAVDKTLAVGSESEGFLRYTRGDVVEEISPGETEPKGKGHYAAISWTSVQARWNATTRKEVQESGQAVVGKVGGYEVHHVRFQ; from the exons ATGTCCCGCGTAGTCACCGAAATCGTCAACTTGACCTTCAACCCGGACACCGAAATCGACAAGCCCATAGCACGCCTGATCGAGATCCTATCCCAGCAAGACGGCCTCCGCCGTTTAAAATGGGGTCGGTGGGAGGAGGACGCGAATAAAGTCCAGATAATGATCA ATTGGGATGATATATCCTCCCACAACAAATTCATGCAAGGCCCGGCGTACCCGGGTCTCCTTGCGACCCTAGATGGCCTTCTCGCAACGGGTCCGGCGATTATTCATGCTCATTTCGACGAGGAAGTTATAAACAAGATTCTAGATGATCCTGTTGTTGAGCTTGCGACGTTCTATGGTATTACTGAGGGCTTTGAGGACGCTGTTGATAAGACTCTGGCTGTTGGGAGTGAGTCGGAGGGGTTTTTGCGGTATACTCGTGGCGATGTAGTCGAGGAGATCTCTCCTGGTGAGACAGAGCCCAAGGGAAAAGGTCATTATGCGGCTATTTCATGGACTTCGGTGCAGGCGCGGTGGAATGCCACGACCAGGAAGGAGGTGCAGGAGAGTGGGCAGGCGGTTGTCGGCAAGGTTGGGGGTTATGAAGTACATCATGTCAGGTTTCAGTAG
- a CDS encoding arrestin (or S-antigen), N-terminal domain protein (COG:S;~EggNog:ENOG410PJ77;~InterPro:IPR014752), with protein MMRTINCNNTLSVDIRVKKPPNANPIQNYVSSFATGERIEGVVSIVSQNDLNFDNLYISFIGEQNTDIPSSIPDKAHRQFLRLEQPIDESAIPSPKVFRNGRRYEIPFNFEVTDYLASSSCRHSANPLVKASHLHPPPSCGDASIAGFGGKLRDDFAPSGCNVIYSIHFKLERPSITTGLQETIMAKRLKVRIKPAVGDVPLPNIPMGSLADEYSLQHEEPILSNFPKRVLGHLAMTLEQPECFYHPLRDPIRLISKAIRIFLVYRPSKPADSKPPELKSLRAQIIATTIYTTNLDDTHPPSKKKDFLNRPINFRDAELPLSIPSLPRLRWTQDGTGAYTATLLVPVTLPKDKSFIPTFHSCLISRVYSLAFQLSAQGTSSPFRLRAAMQIAAERDPSALPSYNASLGVIDTA; from the exons ATGATGCGTACGATAAATTGCAACAACACTCTCTCTGTGGATATCCGTGTCAAAAAGCCCCCGAACGCAAATCCTATACAAAACTATGTCTCGTCTTTTGCAACAGGCGAGAGGATCGAGGGTGTTGTCTCAATCGTCTCCCAAAATGATCTCAACTTTGACAATCTTTACATCTCGTTTATAG GGGAACAAAACACGGATATCCCCAGTAGCATCCCGGATAAAGCACACCGACAATTTTTAAGGCTTGAACAACCAATCGATGAATCTGCCATTCCAAGCCCCAAGGTCTTTAGAAATGGGCGGAGATATGAAATCCCCTTCAACTTCGAAGTCACGGATTATctcgcttcctcttcctgccGTCATTCTGCCAATCCTCTTGTCAAGGCATCCCATCTCCACCCTCCTCCAAGCTGTGGTGATGCTAGTATAGCAGGATTCGGCGGCAAACTGCGGGATGACTTTGCGCCATCTGGGTGCAACGTTATCTATTCTATCCATTTCAAGCTCGAACGACCCAGTATAACAACTGGTTTACAGGAGACTATCATGGCGAAAAGACTCAAGGTGCGAATCAAGCCAGCTGTTGGCGACGTGCCGCTTCCAAATATTCCAATGGGTAGTCTCGCCGATGAATACAGCCTCCAACATGAGGAGCCCATCCTTAGCAATTTCCCTAAACGCGTGCTCGGCCACCTAGCCATGACATTAGAACAGCCGGAGTGCTTCTACCACCCCCTGCGAGATCCAATTAGGTTGATCAGCAAAGCTATCCGGATTTTCTTAGTATACAGGCCCTCTAAACCGGCTGATTCGAAACCACCGGAACTCAAATCCCTCCGAGCCCAGATAATTGCGACAACTATATACACCACAAACCTTGACGATACCCATCCCCCCTCTAAGAAGAaggacttcctcaaccgcccAATCAACTTCCGCGACGCCGAGCTTCCATTGTccattccttctcttccacGGCTACGCTGGACGCAGGACGGGACGGGGGCTTATACAGCAACCCTACTAGTCCCAGTGACTCTACCCAAGGACAAGAGTTTTATTCCAACGTTTCATTCCTGTCTGATTTCTCGGGTATACAGTCTTGCGTTCCAGCTTTCTGCCCAGGGTACATCGTCGCCGTTCCGGCTGCGGGCTGCAATGCAGATTGCTGCAGAGCGAGATCCATCTGCATTGCCTTCGTATAATGCGTCTTTGGGAGTTATTGATACGGCTTGA
- a CDS encoding putative plasma membrane H(+)ATPase (COG:P;~EggNog:ENOG410PFW2;~InterPro:IPR018303,IPR023298,IPR023299,IPR001757, IPR004014,IPR036412,IPR006534,IPR008250,IPR023214;~PFAM:PF00122,PF00690,PF00702;~TransMembrane:10 (i156-175o181-197i386-403o423-448i779-800o806-830i842-861o881-900i907-928o957-975i);~go_component: GO:0016021 - integral component of membrane [Evidence IEA];~go_function: GO:0000166 - nucleotide binding [Evidence IEA];~go_function: GO:0008553 - proton-exporting ATPase activity, phosphorylative mechanism [Evidence IEA];~go_process: GO:0120029 - proton export across plasma membrane [Evidence IEA]) has translation MAERTGGSSGNVKIAETKAPRGEGIVGEGGREASSASASAERRGSRRVSRSSTRTEDYANLDEYGKLVKYISTFRDKGDEGGEQNFEEKRVWYAPWKKRKVYLKTQEEPGKYPEDWLITDISQGLPSSEIQHRRRKSGWNELVSEKENPIAKILSYFRGPILYVMELAVLLAAGLQDWIDFGVIIGILCLNAAVGWYQEKQAADVVASLKGDIAMRANVIRDGQQQEILARELVPGDVIIVADGQVVPADSKVVCDYNDPNGFEEYKAHLERGDLSSTSESDMEEGEGEGKEKEKEKEAEQKKPARKRGYPILACDHSAITGESLAVDRYMGGMIFYTTGCKRGKAYAIVQTGARTSFVGRTATMVQSAKGAGHFEMVMDNIGTSLLILVMAWILIAWIGGFFRHLPIASPRQQTLLHYTLSLLIIGVPVGLPVVTTTTMAVGAAYLAKKKAIVQKLTAIESLAGVDILCSDKTGTLTANKLSIRDPYVAEGVDIDWLFAVAALASSHNIDSLDPIDKVTVLTLRSYPGAREILRRGWTTHKFTPFDPVSKRIVSEVSCDGVKYVCTKGAPKAVLQISNCSKETANLYKEKAQEFAHRGFRSLGVAVQREGEDWTLLGMLPMFDPPREDTAHTIRESQNLGISVKMLTGDALAIAKETCKMLALGTKVFNSDKLIHGGLSGAMAGDLVEKADGFAEVFPEHKYQVVEMLQERGHLTAMTGDGVNDAPSLKKADCGIAVEGASEAAQSAADIVFLEPGLSTIIDSIKMARQIFARMKAYIQYRIALCLHLEIYLVTSMLIINESIRVELIVFLALFADLATVAVAYDNASFELRPVEWQLPKIWFISVLLGILLALGTWVVRGSLFLPSGGIVQNWGSIQEILFLEVALTENWLIFVTRGIETWPSIHLILAILGVDILATIFCLFGWFSNETMPTNPATSFVETTNGWTDIVTVVRVWGYSLGVTIVIALVYFMLNKFKWLENLGRAKRDKGDVKIENLLGHLSRLTIEYDQPGKPVGRFFLAATKEEEDVE, from the exons ATGGCTGAGCGCACCGGTGGCTCGTCTGGCAATGTCAAGATAGCCGAAACAAAGGCGCCCAGGGGAGAGGGGATAGTAGGCGAAGGTGGAAGGGAAGCATCGTCAGCATCCGCCTCTGCCGAAAGACGAGGCTCGAGACGCGTATCTCGTTCTTCTACCAGGACGGAAGATTATGCAAATCTCGACGAGTATGGTAAACTCGTCAAGTATATCTCAACCTTCCGTGACAAAGGCGACGAAGGGGGCGAGCAGAATttcgaggagaagagggtttGGTACGCGCCTTGGAAGAAACGCAAGGTTTATCTCAAGACACAGGAAGAGCCAGGAAAGTACCCGGAAGACTGGCTGATCACGGACATCAGCCAGGGCTTGCCTAGCAGTGAAATACAGCATAGACGGCGCAAGTCTGGATGGAACGAGTTGGTTTCCGAAAAAGAGAACCCCATAGCCAAGATTCTATCATATTTCCGGGGACCAATTCTATATG TTATGGAGCTTGCCGTCCTACTTGCTGCGGGTTTGCAGGACTGGATTGACTTTGGTGTCATCATTGGAATTCTGTGCTTGAATGCTGCTGTCGGTTGGTATCAAGAGAAACAAGCTGCAGATGTTGTTGCGAGTCTTAAGGGAGATATCGCTATGAGAGCCAATGTTATCCGCGATGGCCAGCAACAGGAAATCCTAGCGCGAGAGCTCGTGCCCGGTGATGTG ATCATTGTCGCAGATGGCCAGGTTGTGCCTGCAGATTCGAAGGTTGTGTGTGATTACAACGACCCCAATGGGTTTGAGGAGTACAAAGCCCACCTCGAGCGCGGCGATCTCAGCAGCACGTCGGAATCCGAtatggaagaaggcgaaggagagggcaaggaaaaggaaaaggaaaaggaagccGAGCAAAAGAAACCGGCTAGAAAGCGTGGTTATCCAATTTTGGCTTGTGATCACTCTGCTATTACAGGAGAGTCACTCGCGGTGGATCGCTATATGGGTGGAATGATCTTTTACACGACTGGCTGCAAACGTGGTAAGGCATATGCGATTGTCCAAACCGGTGCAAGGACATCGTTCGTCGGACGCACAGCTACCATGGTTCAGTCAGCGAAAGGTGCAGGCCATTTTGAAATGGTCATGGATAACATTGGCACGTCACTCCTAATTCTTGTCATGGCATGGATTTTGATCGCGTGGATTGGTGGTTTCTTCCGACATCTCCCAATTGCTTCCCCTCGTCAACAGACCCTCCTCCATTACACTCTATCATTGTTGATTATTGGTGTTCCTGTTGGTCTTCCGGTCGTGACAACGACTACAATGGCTGTAGGAGCAGCATATTTGGCAAAAAAGAAGGCTATTGTGCAGAAACTCACTGCCATTGAATCTCTTGCT GGTGTTGATATTCTGTGTTCCGATAAAACTGGAACATTGACCGCAAATAAACTCAGTATCCGCGATCCCTATGTGGCAGAAGGGGTTGATATCGACTGGCTTTTCGCCGTGGCGGCTCTTGCTTCTTCTCATAATATCGATTCTCTCGATCCCATTGACAAGGTCACGGTTCTAACGCTTAGGTCATACCCTGGTGCGCGAGAGATTCTCCGGAGAGGGTGGACAACACACAAGTTCACGCCATTTGACCCGGTTTCTAAACGTATCGTATCGGAAGTGAGCTGTGATGGGGTCAAATACGTCTGTACCAAAGGCGCGCCAAAGGCAGTTCTTCAAATTTCCAACTGTTCGAAGGAAACCGCCAACCTTTACAAGGAAAAAGCACAAGAATTTGCGCACCGAGGCTTCCGATCTTTGGGCGTTGCTGTTCAACGAGAAGGGGAAGACTGGACACTCTTAGGCATGCTTCCAATGTTCGATCCGCCGCGCGAAGACACAGCTCACACGATTCGCGAATCGCAGAACCTTGGTATCAGCGTGAAGATGCTTACGGGTGATGCCCTGGCAATTGCAAAAGAGACATGTAAGATGCTCGCCTTGGGGACAAAGGTGTTTAACTCGGACAAGTTGATACATGGCGGTTTAAGTGGAGCAATGGCCGGTGATTTGGTTGAGAAGGCAGATGGATTTGCAGAGGTGTTTCCAGAACACAAATATCAAGTTGTGGAGATGCTTCAAGAACGAGGCCATCTTACTGCAATGACCGGTGACGGCGTCAATGACGCCCCATCGTTAAAGAAAGCTGACTGCGGTATTGCAGTTGAAGGAGCTTCGGAGGCAGCACAATCAGCAGCAGACATCGTCTTCCTAGAGCCAGGGTTGTCAACTATCATCGACTCAATTAAGATGGCACGACAGATCTTCGCGCGGATGAAGGCATATATCCAATACCGTATCGCTCTCTGCTTACACTTGGAAATCTATCTAGTAACGTCGATGCTCATTATCAACGAAAGTATTCGTGTCGAGCTGAttgtcttccttgccctATTCGCCGACTTGGCGACAGTTGCGGTTGCCTACGACAATGCTTCATTCGAACTGCGCCCCGTGGAATGGCAGCTTCCAAAGATCTGGTTTATCTCAGTCCTCCTCGGTATCCTCCTCGCGTTGGGCACCTGGGTAGTCCGCGGCTCATTGTTCTTGCCATCTGGCGGTATTGTTCAAAACTGGGGTTCCATCCAAGAAATCCTGTTCCTCGAGGTTGCACTCACAGAAAACTGGCTTATATTCGTCACCCGCGGCATTGAAACATggccatccatccatctcatcctggCCATTCTCGGTGTCGACATTCTGGCGACTATATTCTGTCTCTTCGGTTGGTTCAGCAACGAGACAATGCCCACCAACCCTGCGACGTCCTTTGTCGAAACCACCAACGGCTGGACAGATATCGTCACCGTCGTTCGAGTCTGGGGTTACTCGCTTGGAGTGACAATTGTAATCGCGCTGGTATACTTCATGCTGAACAAATTCAAGTGGCTTGAGAACCTGGGCCGGGCCAAGCGCGACAAGGGAGATGTCAAGATCGAGAACCTACTCGGCCACCTTTCTCGGCTGACAATCGAGTATGATCAACCCGGAAAGCCAGTCGGGCGATTCTTCTTGGCAGCGActaaggaggaggaggatgtcgagtAA
- a CDS encoding NAD(P)/FAD-dependent oxidoreductase (COG:O;~EggNog:ENOG410PJAB;~InterPro:IPR023753,IPR036188;~PFAM:PF07992;~SECRETED:SignalP(1-20);~go_function: GO:0016491 - oxidoreductase activity [Evidence IEA];~go_process: GO:0055114 - oxidation-reduction process [Evidence IEA]), translating to MLLSKLFSLALALTGSAVSAASIPETDYDVIVVGGGPAGLSALSGLSRVRRKTALFDSHQYRNDPTREMHDVIGNDGTPPAEFRGAARKQITSFYNSTASFIDNAITSITPVNSSNATTIFRTKDSKGAEYTARKIVLATGLVDDLPDTPGLREAFGKGIYWCPWCDGFEHRDQPYGILGTLSHIVSSVTEVSTLNKDIIAFVNGSYTDEEVATLDANPLDWRAAIKAYNVQIDNRTIASIERLQDGGDNRSDDGKQFDIFRIHFTEGEPVIRNAFLTNFGTSQRSSLPSDLGLKLDDGKIDTSSKPGLRTSLDGVWGIGDANNDGSTNVPHAMWSGKRAAVFSHVELAKEEMAAAVAKRSLDTRTLHKETERAMGNDLERIWKRIDA from the exons ATGCTCCTCTCCAAGCTCTTCTCTCTCGCTCTTGCCCTGACCGGCTCGGCCGTCTCTGCTGCCTCCATCCCCGAGACCGACTACgatgtcatcgtcgtcggcggagGTCCTGCAGGTCTCAGCGCACTGAGCGGTCTCTCTCGTGTCCGTCGCAAGACCGCTCTCTTCGACTCGCACCAGTACCGCAATGATCCCACTCGTGAGATGCACGATGTGATCGGAAACGATG GCACTCCGCCCGCCGAATTCCGCGGCGCGGCCCGAAAGCAAATCACCTCGTTCTACAACAGCACAGCCTCCTTCATCGACAAcgccatcacctccatcactcccgtgaacagcagcaacgcaaccaccatcttccGCACCAAAGACTCCAAGGGCGCCGAGTACACTGCACGCAAGATCGTCCTGGCCACTGGTCTCGTCGATGATCTCCCCGATACCCCCGGCCTGCGCGAAGCCTTCGGAAAGGGCATCTACTGGTGCCCCTGGTGCGATGGATTCGAGCACCGCGACCAGCCTTACGGTATCCTTGGAACCCTCAGCCACATTGTCTCCAGTGTTACCGAGGTCTCAACGCTGAACAAGGACATCATTGCGTTCGTGAACGGCTCTTACACCGATGAGGAAGTTGCGACTTTGGACGCAAACCCTCTGGACTGGCGCGCCGCCATCAAGGCATACAACGTCCAGATCGACAACCGAACCATTGCGTCCATCGAGCGTCTGCAGGACGGCGGTGACAACCGAAGCGATGACGGTAAACAGTTCGATATCTTCCGCATTCACTTCACGGAGGGCGAGCCTGTCATCAGAAATGCGTTCCTGACGAACTTCGGAACCTCGCAGCGCTCGTCACTTCCATCTGACCTGGGTCTTAAATTGGATGATGGCAAGATCGATACCAGCTCCAAGCCTGGCCTGAGGACTAGTCTTGACGGTGTTTGGGGTATCGGAGATGCGAACAATGATGGCAGCACCAATGTTCCTCACGCCATGTGGAGTGGTAAGCGTGCCGCTGTTTTCAGCCACG TTGAACTCgccaaggaggaaatggctGCTGCCGTCGCCAAGCGCTCGCTGGACACTCGCACCCTGCACAAGGAGACCGAGAGAGCGATGGGCAATGATCTGGAGAGGATCTGGAAGCGCATTGATGCATGA